The following coding sequences are from one uncultured Cohaesibacter sp. window:
- a CDS encoding helix-turn-helix transcriptional regulator, whose product MTPFGAKLRRMRKERKITLKEMADRLDVSSAYLSALEHGKRGKPTWFLIQRIIAYFNVIWDEAEELQRLAEISDPNPTIRTAGLDPRATELANLLAERIDQISKESLEALILQVRSASSRGRGMGTPDFRDQT is encoded by the coding sequence ATGACACCATTCGGTGCAAAATTGCGGCGTATGCGCAAGGAGCGAAAAATAACGCTCAAGGAAATGGCGGATCGTTTGGATGTATCCAGCGCATATTTATCAGCACTTGAGCATGGCAAAAGAGGCAAACCGACCTGGTTTCTGATACAGCGCATTATAGCCTATTTCAATGTGATCTGGGATGAAGCAGAAGAACTGCAAAGATTGGCTGAAATTTCGGATCCGAATCCAACCATACGGACAGCCGGTCTTGATCCTCGTGCGACGGAATTGGCCAATTTGTTAGCCGAGCGGATCGATCAGATTTCAAAGGAAAGTCTGGAAGCCTTGATCCTTCAGGTACGATCGGCTTCTTCTCGGGGTCGAGGCATGGGAACGCCGGATTTCAGGGATCAGACCTGA
- a CDS encoding Smr/MutS family protein, with product MARKPSLSRKDIRLWQKVAATVEPLEGRSAELKALIEALDTKKQLNLDNQPDAKHPVQRRASAAELNALKEAGIRGNNAIPTSNSLLPLTGIDRKEKKRIVRGVLAIDARLDLHGMTQREAHSALFGFLKSCHQQNHKHVLVITGKGSRGERETYSIGKEKGVLRRVVPKWLSEPDIRSIIVGFEEAHPTLGGSGALHIRLRRRNKIR from the coding sequence ATGGCGCGTAAACCTTCCCTCAGTCGCAAGGATATCAGGCTTTGGCAGAAAGTGGCCGCTACGGTTGAGCCACTTGAGGGCCGTTCCGCCGAGCTAAAAGCTCTGATCGAGGCGCTTGATACCAAGAAGCAGCTTAATCTCGATAATCAACCGGATGCGAAACATCCGGTACAGCGCCGCGCCAGCGCAGCCGAATTGAACGCGCTCAAGGAAGCGGGTATTCGCGGAAATAATGCTATTCCTACCTCAAATAGCCTGCTGCCATTGACCGGCATAGATAGGAAAGAAAAGAAGCGTATTGTGCGCGGGGTTTTGGCTATTGATGCAAGGCTCGATCTGCATGGCATGACCCAGAGAGAAGCACACTCGGCTCTTTTCGGATTCCTCAAAAGCTGCCATCAACAGAACCATAAGCATGTCCTCGTCATTACAGGCAAGGGTAGCCGTGGCGAGCGAGAGACCTATTCCATCGGCAAGGAAAAAGGTGTGCTGCGACGAGTTGTTCCCAAATGGTTGTCTGAGCCAGATATCCGCAGCATCATTGTCGGATTTGAAGAAGCACACCCCACACTGGGAGGGTCTGGTGCCTTGCATATTCGCTTGAGACGGCGTAACAAAATCCGTTAG
- a CDS encoding MltA domain-containing protein — protein MAGREKQSFSDLAGWYEHDHKAAFAAFCNQARHLLKNLPTSRFGSAKAEALVALGKKALFLEDAIDQESARLFFEAHFIPRPLSGRGLLTGYYEPEFQGRLARDEEFRFPIHKRPDDLVPLSAEQAHEAGFTSETSFARKTDEGYTYHFSRAEVMTGALDGKELELVWLRDPLEAFIIHIQGSATIDLGQGRRLRIAFDGKSGHPYRSLGKLLIQSQVFTAETITMDGLIDYIRHLGPDGYQLLGENPSYIYFKAVEGAQDWNFGPSAAAKIPLMPMRSIAVDRHLHTFGLPFWLETTLPDESGEDKPFRQMVFAHDTGSAIKGAARGDLFVGTGKEAGLIAGKLQQETTFICLMPNWPEQPNHDE, from the coding sequence ATGGCAGGGCGAGAAAAACAGTCTTTTTCAGACCTTGCCGGATGGTATGAGCACGATCACAAGGCGGCTTTTGCCGCCTTTTGTAATCAGGCACGCCATTTGCTCAAAAACCTGCCAACGTCTAGATTTGGCAGCGCCAAGGCCGAGGCTCTTGTTGCTCTGGGTAAAAAGGCCCTCTTTCTTGAAGATGCTATCGATCAGGAAAGCGCCCGTCTTTTCTTTGAAGCCCATTTTATTCCCCGTCCCCTTTCCGGCCGAGGATTGCTAACCGGTTATTATGAGCCAGAATTCCAGGGGAGGCTGGCGCGGGATGAAGAATTTCGCTTTCCCATTCACAAAAGACCAGATGATTTGGTTCCCCTGAGCGCCGAACAAGCCCACGAGGCCGGCTTTACTTCAGAGACGAGTTTTGCGCGGAAAACGGATGAGGGCTACACCTATCACTTCAGCCGCGCAGAAGTGATGACCGGGGCTCTTGATGGCAAGGAGCTGGAGCTTGTCTGGCTCAGGGACCCGCTTGAAGCGTTTATCATTCATATTCAGGGATCGGCGACCATAGATCTGGGACAAGGGCGGCGCTTGCGCATTGCCTTTGATGGCAAGTCTGGCCATCCCTATCGCTCCTTGGGCAAATTGCTCATCCAAAGTCAGGTCTTTACCGCCGAAACCATTACGATGGATGGCCTGATTGACTATATCAGGCACCTTGGTCCTGATGGCTATCAATTGCTTGGCGAAAATCCATCTTACATCTATTTCAAGGCAGTCGAGGGTGCGCAGGATTGGAATTTTGGTCCTTCCGCAGCGGCTAAAATTCCTTTGATGCCAATGCGCAGCATTGCGGTTGACCGGCATTTGCACACATTTGGTTTGCCTTTTTGGCTGGAAACCACCTTGCCTGATGAGAGCGGAGAGGATAAACCCTTCAGGCAAATGGTCTTTGCCCATGATACGGGATCAGCGATCAAGGGAGCTGCCCGCGGCGACCTGTTTGTAGGAACCGGAAAAGAAGCTGGCCTTATCGCAGGAAAGCTTCAGCAAGAGACAACTTTTATTTGCCTTATGCCAAACTGGCCAGAGCAGCCCAACCATGATGAATGA
- a CDS encoding Tim44/TimA family putative adaptor protein: MSQFLGFDLTSVVFLIIAVVLFWRLKDVLGTRTGNEADPFDPFSDHENTGEKTAPPADDVGDNVIALPERVENEKEAAEEKTRRIEKIAPEGSSLNAALSQLMVMDRSFDPDSFVSGAKIAYEMIVTAYAEGDRKTLKKLLAADVFAGFTSALDQREANKLRVDFTFIGINKCSIVEAEIAGNEAQITVRFVSSITSCTKDDVGHVIEGDPNAVEEVTDIWTFSRDVTSRNPNWKLVGTESAQ, translated from the coding sequence ATGTCCCAATTCCTCGGATTCGATTTAACATCAGTCGTTTTTCTTATCATCGCTGTCGTCTTGTTTTGGCGATTGAAAGATGTTTTAGGCACGAGAACAGGCAACGAAGCAGATCCTTTTGATCCGTTTTCGGATCATGAAAATACGGGTGAGAAAACGGCTCCACCTGCTGATGACGTTGGGGACAATGTCATTGCCCTGCCTGAGCGGGTGGAAAATGAAAAAGAAGCAGCTGAAGAAAAGACCAGGCGCATCGAAAAGATTGCCCCTGAGGGATCGTCTCTGAATGCTGCGCTTTCTCAGCTTATGGTCATGGACAGGAGCTTTGACCCTGACAGCTTTGTCTCCGGTGCCAAGATCGCTTATGAGATGATCGTGACTGCTTATGCCGAGGGAGATCGAAAAACACTCAAAAAGCTGCTTGCAGCCGACGTGTTTGCTGGCTTTACCTCAGCGCTGGATCAACGAGAAGCCAATAAGCTGCGGGTTGATTTCACCTTCATCGGTATCAACAAATGCTCTATTGTTGAAGCCGAGATTGCTGGCAATGAAGCACAAATTACGGTGCGGTTCGTTTCTTCCATCACTTCCTGCACCAAGGATGATGTCGGTCATGTGATCGAAGGGGATCCGAATGCCGTAGAAGAGGTAACCGATATCTGGACCTTCAGTCGCGATGTAACCAGCCGCAATCCGAACTGGAAACTTGTTGGCACCGAATCGGCCCAATAA
- a CDS encoding FxsA family protein, which translates to MTHKSLFPFIPFLLLAVPILEIGVFIIVGGQIGVLNTLLGILLTAVIGTILLRHQGFALVGQAQQQMNQGKIPGKELAHGVMLLAAGLLLLTPGFVTDTFGFLLLVPAIRDGIFHFFKSRITMTGMGGQSFGSGSTYYQSYNYQNYESSNGSNTSRPTNDDIIDLDDDEFSEVKERGSIENQQSPHSPWNK; encoded by the coding sequence TTGACGCACAAATCTCTCTTTCCATTCATTCCTTTTCTGCTGCTGGCAGTGCCGATTTTGGAAATTGGTGTGTTCATCATCGTCGGTGGACAAATTGGCGTTCTCAACACCCTGCTTGGTATTCTTTTGACGGCAGTCATCGGCACCATTCTTTTGCGGCACCAAGGCTTTGCTCTTGTCGGGCAAGCACAGCAGCAAATGAACCAGGGGAAAATTCCCGGTAAGGAACTGGCCCATGGGGTCATGTTGCTGGCTGCGGGGCTGTTGTTATTGACGCCCGGATTCGTCACCGACACTTTCGGATTTCTGCTTCTTGTACCCGCAATCAGAGACGGCATTTTCCATTTTTTCAAAAGCCGCATCACGATGACCGGGATGGGAGGGCAATCCTTCGGATCCGGCTCGACCTATTATCAGAGCTATAACTATCAGAATTATGAATCATCAAACGGCTCAAATACATCTCGCCCGACCAACGATGATATCATTGATCTGGATGATGACGAGTTTAGCGAAGTAAAGGAACGAGGCTCTATTGAAAATCAGCAATCGCCACACTCTCCCTGGAATAAATAA